AATGGAGCTGGCAGCTGTCACAGGGCCTGGTGGCTGGGAGAAATGGGGCAGGTGCCAGGTGCTTCATCTGGGCTCTTCCACCTGGGAGCAGCTGCTGCATGGCCTCTCAGAGGCACGGGACAGGTGTCAGGAGCAGGCTGTTGAAAGGGATATAATGGGTCACCAGATGGGGCCATGTGATCTGGCTTTGTTGTCGGCTTAGGGACCAAATTAGAAAACCAAAGGTACAAACCTGAACTTGGACCTGGCCTTGAGCTCCACCCAGGGTGCTATCTGTTAAGATAGAGAAGCCAGGGCTTGCAGGTTGGTTGTTTATCTGAATAATCACAGGCTGATAGCAGAGACCTTTGAACAGAGCCAGCTCACAGGGCTCCCCTGAGCATGTCCTGCTTGGCTGGATCTGCCAACTGTGTGTACCCAACACTGGTCTTTCCTTCATCTGAGTGGCCTGTGAGATTCCTGACAGTCCATGCTCTCCAGAGGCTGATGGCAACTGGGATGATGGGTAAGAGGTTACAGAAGGGGCACCTGGGTAGGAACTGCCAGACTCCAACACCAGCCTACCCAGGGGAcataaaggaaaggggaaaacaggGTCTGGGAAAGGGTGGACAAAACACACAGTGGTGAGGCAGAGGTGCCCCTCAGGAATGGGGGTGTAGATGCAGTGGTGGTTGGGAGCTACAGTAGGAACGGGGCTGTCAAGAACTCTGGACACTCCTGTTCTAGGCAGTGACACCTTCCACAAGTCTGGCAGACACTGAACATGTGGTAATGAGAGCCATACAGGTGGGTCTCGATGGATGGGCTGGATGGGAGATCCATGGGGCATTGGGACGCAAGAGACCAAAAGGTAATCCTGAGCTTGAGTCTGCAGTCCCTACTCCCATCCCAGCTGAGCTGGCTCCAGCCTACAGCCCTCCCCACTTACCCTTGGAGAGGCCAGAAGCTTCCCAAGGGCAGGGGAACAGGGCTTAGCACACAGCAGGCACCGACCTGCACAAGGATCACGGCTAGCTAGTTCTGAAAAGTGGCCACTCAAGCTTACTGCTCATCTCTGGACCTAGAAAAAAGGTTCTTTACCTGGCCTTTCTGTGGTCTCTTCTTCACTGGTGACCATCAGAATGTCAGAGCAGATTCTCTATTGGATTCAGAAATTCCCACTCAGCTGTCATCAGGGACCACCCCTATTCCCATGGCAGCGGACCCCAGGTCTCAGGATGTCACCCAGCAGGGGTGGGCACCAACAGGCCAACTCTGGGCACAAATGACAGCCTAATGTCAGAACCCCTCCTCATCTCTGAGCTCAGGGTCACCCTTTGGCCTCTGCCTGCCACCTCCGTCCCTGGATCTCCCATCCAGCCCATCCTTAGGGACCCACCTGCATGGCCACCCTTGCTCTGCTTGCTGCAGGTCCAGTGTCCCTCACTATATTCTGTAACTCGAGGCTCTGGCCCATGCCCCCAGCACAGGAGGGACAGTATCCAATGCCGGCTGAACACACGCCTAGGATTCACCTCACACCCAGCAACCACGTATCGTATCTTTGCTGAGCAGATTTCCCTGCCACCTCAGGTGTCCCGAAGTGAACCTATAATAAATAGATGACCAAAATGTCTCAGGATCAGTGACAAGGCAGCCAAggactttacatttatttttaataataataaaaaacatctTCCCACAAGTGCTCCCAAACTCCCAGGGTTACTAATCCCCAAAACTGGCCACTGATCCCACTCAGTGGATACACCTGCTGCAGCCCAGAACCGTTTCCAGTGGCCTAGGCAGAACACAGCAGTCACGCGGGACTTGACTGTTGTTTCCAGCTTCGAGGGCTAAGGCAGAGAACGAGCTGTCTTGGCGCTGGAAAGACGGGTCTCAAAGGCCCCGCTCACTGAGCGTCCGCACGTCTGTGTCTGGCACTGCTGACTACAGGTCACCACACCCGGCACAGCCGGATCACCTCCTTCAAGGCCTTCAGCCTCTCCATGCTCCTGTCCTTCACTGCCATGGCCAGGAGGACAGCTCTGTTTCCTGCTTCTTGCGACACAAACGCTACCAGGTTCTTTGCGAAGACATGGATgagaggctggggagggaggaaaggaagacaggGCCATGACTACAGAAAACCTcatctggttttctttttaagacaggttgTCATTTTCTGTAGCATCATGGAATTCATAAGcccaggtggccttgaactcatggcaatcctcctgcctcaggtgggattctcccgagtgctgggattccgGACATGTGCTATCATATCcagttttgttgttcttcttttaATGAGTGTGAGCACGTGCGCGTATGAGGGGGCCTTGGGTCAGCCTCAGGAATCATCCTCAGAACACCAACCATCTACTTTGGGACAGGATCTCTTATTGACCAGTAACTCACAAATTAGGCCACACTGCCTGACCAGCCAACCCCAGGATCCTCTGTTCCTGCCTTCTGGGAATGTACCACatttgcagggtttttttttttgtgtgtgtgtgtgtgtgtgtgtgtgtgtgtgtgtttgttttttgagaaagggtctctctatgcagccctTGCTAGAACCTGGTATGTAGatgaagctggcctcaaactcacacagatcaTCCGCCCAGTCAGtctctccagtgttgggattaaaggcatgtgtcaccaagcCGGGCCccacagctagctttcttatgtgaattctgaggatcaaactcaggttgtacTTGCAAACACTTTACAGACTGAGATACTCCCTCAGTCTCCATTGCTTagacttatttattcattcatttgtttttgttgagacaagaactcactgtgtactgatttattaattgttgttgaCGTAAGAGCTCGCTCGGTAAGGTAGCCCTGTCTgttctggagcttgctatgtaggtCAGTCTACCTTAATctcccaagtgccaagattaaaggtatgcacatGGCTATTTTAGTctccacttaaaaaataaatgtatgtatgtatgtatgtatgtaaaagaaAGTACAACTTGTGGCAGTCAATTCTCTCTGTCCACTGTAGGTTTACGAGACTGAACTCAGAATGTCAGGCTCGAATGCCTTTAGCCCCTGAGACAACTCAATGCTCCCTGACttttttagtatatgtgctgccgaagtgAGCACGCTCCCTGACTTTTTAAATAGAGGGTGTCATGTAACCCAAGTTAGCTTTATGTAGCTGGGAATGaaactgaaccctgatcctcctggtcccacctcccaagtgctgggactacaccAGCATGTCACCAtaaccagtcttttttttttttttttaaattttcttcctcctcctccttttttttgggggggggggggagagcaggGTCTATtcctagctggcctcaaactcacaatacAGCTCAGTCTTGGAGCAAATTTTCTGCTGCAGCCACCCACTTGAgaggattacagatatgtatcGTCAAACACAGTATCTTCCTGATGCTCCTTAAGGGATCCAGGCCAGCTTCTCACACTTTCTCTAAGCTAAGACCACAGTGATTCAGAGCACCAAGTGGACTGCATAGAGCAGACATAGCAAACTGTTCATGAGGTATCATTAAGATTCTTCCTTGGTGCTTCTGCCTATCATTTCTCTGGTCACCCCTAATCGAGACAGACATGACTGCAAAGGGGGTTGCTGTCAAGACTCAAGAAGTAGACCTGATCATAAAGCCATCGCAACAGGGTCAAACTGAGGAGATGGCTGTgtcataaaaaaaatcaatacctCCCCAGAGTATTGAGTAAATGCTGGCATGCTGGGAAAAGCGTGACTAGGGCCAGCCAGGACACACTCGGACCAGAAAGATCCTGGAAAATGCTCACTGTGCCTACCAGACACCCCATGTCCCTATGGACAGATGAAACCTGCAAAAAGATTCTCTCAACTCTATTACCTCGTCCTGCCCGAGGAGGACTTTTGTGGTGAGCACTGGCTTGCTGATGTCATTGGTCACATTGCTGGGCTCCAAGGAGACTAGCGTACCCATCTTCCCGAACTGGGTCACCACAACCAGGATGTGGTTGCTGAAGGCTGTGCAGACCACTTGGGTGGGCACACCGCACaccacttctgtcttctgtttagATACTAGCAGTGGTTTGTCTTCCATGGTTCCGTTCTTCAGCGGAAgctttagttttaaaagaaaaagaaaaaagggatggAGCAATCAGAGTCAGATACAACCTGAAGCTCCAAAGCAGCCACGTCAAACAACCCATCTCAAGCTgcaagtggtggcacatgtccgTCATCCCAACACAAAGGAGGATcatcctgagttcgaggccagcctgagctacacgagGGAGACCCTAGTATCAATACCACGCCCCGACTCAAAAGTGAGTGTGCGCATGCTCATGCAGGCTTTTGTTAGCGTGTGTCGCCGCTGCTAACGAGTACGGCCATTCCCGCGACCAGCGGTCTCCCACTTTTAGATACTAGGGATGAGGGGAACCGCCGAGCTCACCAGGGAACCCCGACCGCACAGGAGTGGGGATGGCTGGATGACTACTGACAGCAGTTGGGACCGAAACCCTCAGCAACCAGCGCTCACCGCACCAGCTGCGCAAGAAAGAGAACTCAGCGAGCAACTCAGCCAGCTCCGGTTTAGCAGAAGCGCCGGCGAGAACTTCCGGTTCCGGTCCGTTGGGCCTAAGGTCCGTGGGTCGCCGCAGTTCCAGAGACTTAGGTTCCGCGTTGTTAAGGAGCCCTTCAGGCTTTGTGTTAAAGGGACAGTGTGCCTCTCCGAGCTTCAGGACTTCGCTTGAACCCCGATGTAGGGGGCTTTGTGTCCTAGCTGTGGACTGGGATGGCAATAAGAATTAATATTTATCTTCGGGATTTTCCTGCCCCATCCTCCCGAATTCTGGgattattttcatttcctcttcctcctcctcctcctcctcctcctcctcctcctcctcctcctcctcctcctcctcctcctcccccctccccctcccctcccctccccctccccctcctcttttttgagacagtgtctcaagtACCCTACGTTGATCAAGGAAACTCTTGAACTTCTTGGATTCTCCTCCTTCCACCTTCTAAGTGCAGGGGTGACAGGAATGCACCACACACATGGTTTACTGGTATGGGGATAACATCCGGGAGTTTATGAAGCTAAGCGAGCATTGACCAACTGAGCTAAATCTCAACCCTCATTTAaactttttctccttccctctttctttcattttcttccttttgggtATTGAGGGACAAGTCTCATTTACAGTAGCTATTGCTCGTCTTgcagaa
This portion of the Arvicanthis niloticus isolate mArvNil1 chromosome 24, mArvNil1.pat.X, whole genome shotgun sequence genome encodes:
- the Psmg3 gene encoding proteasome assembly chaperone 3: MEDKPLLVSKQKTEVVCGVPTQVVCTAFSNHILVVVTQFGKMGTLVSLEPSNVTNDISKPVLTTKVLLGQDEPLIHVFAKNLVAFVSQEAGNRAVLLAMAVKDRSMERLKALKEVIRLCRVW